The genome window GCACACCGATGAGCAAACTCACGAGTGCTCGTTTCAAATCGAGAACAACGAGAAATTGGACGCAGGCAAGCTGTGTTCCACTACTCAGTTAAATGGAATGTTCAGAGTGAGAGTGTCCGGGAATTCGAAAAACTGTGGTGAGATTGTAAAAGCTACAGCAACCCTACTGGAACCTTTTCAGGCTGCAATGGATATCAGATCAACACAGATACGCTGCACACTTTTCTAAAATGCAAAGTCACATATGGACTAGTGCTGACAAACATTACTGAATCTGATCTTTCAGCTCTGTCCAACATTAAAGAAGTCAGAGGACTCGTTGACATTCAGATGaccaatctcaaaaatttatcagtcctcagaaatttgaaagaaatctACTCGAAAAACGGGGAATTCAATGAGAATGTGTGTTTTAATGTGCAGAATAACCCGGAGATGACTAGGCTGGCAATGCCAGCTTTGAAGGTTTGTTGTTCAGatataggcataggcataggcataggcataggcataggcataggcataggcataggcataggcataggcataggcataggcataggcataggcataggtaTAGGCGTTGGCGTTGGCGTTTGCCATTCAACCGTGATGTTTTCAGGAACTCTTCGACGCTCAGCTAGGCCCATTTATCATGAACCTGCGAGACCTTCACCCAGAATTTTGTATTACCTACGACGAAATGAAGCTGTTCATGGAGAAACGTGTGTATTTTATCAATATCGACGCGAAATATTGCACTGAAGACAGTTCGTATTTCTCCGGTAGTTCCTGTCTGTTCACAAATATGAGCTCACTTCCCGATTATTGCAAATACATTTTTGGAGATTTAACGATTGGCGCCGGAGATGAGGGATTCGTTGTTAAATTGACGAAAGTGTCACATTTGTTCGGGTCCCTGACAATACGGAATACTCTTTTGGAGGATATCGAGTTTTTATCGCAACTGGAGTTTATCGCAGTGCTCGATAATGTTGATGTCATTCAAATTGTATCGAatcagaatttgaactttgtGTATTTTCCGTGGATGAGTGTGAGTACTGTAGTCTGACGTCGTACGCCAAAAAATCCTTGTCTTTCAGGTAATTATCACAAGGTACAACCGTACTGTagttattgataaaaatccaaaactaaCGTCTCCCGagttgtcaattttcaatgtgCAATATGCTACGCGCATTGCAATTGTTGGAGATTCCCTAGGTAAGGgttttttacctgaaaatatttaattttaatttttttttctcttcagaATACTCATCCAAAACTTCCCGACCATTCTGTTTTATTGccttgtttttaatttttttttttggattttgaataaaatatcgtttattttttaactttgagcACCTGTATCTTTGCAGCGGTAGGAGAAGAAtctcttgaaaaattgctcgtcagttgacaattttttgatagttctGGTTCTGCccactttttgctcttttgatttttgaccACTTCTTGCCACTTTCATTTTTGACCAGCTTGCTTTTTCGgacttcaacaaaaaacacaacaaacatgatacatatcaCCTAATAACTAGTTGAGTTTCTCTGGGCAATTATTGGTTTTCCGCCGCCACTTCtgctcaacttttttccaCTGTTGTCACAAGCTTTTGCCTCCCTCAAAAATGGGCCAAGATTGGACTTTCACCGAATACTACTATGATGATATGAGCCACCCGGAAAATGCAAGGCTCAGAACATTCAGTGAAATTATCGcaaaaattgtcacttttctGAAACCGTTTCAGTGCCTTTTCGCACTGATTGGCCTGATTATGAACATGTTCCATTTGGCAATTATTACTAGAAAATCTATGAGAACTAATAGTGTATATGTTTTAATGATTGGAATTACTATTTCGGATATGTTCACTATGTTTATGGTggtttataataattttaacgactttttcaaattcgttttttggtgagttttgttgattttcggTGGCGCTTTTTTTGCCCTACCTATCTTCAAGTTTTGGCGGgtaactcaaaattttaaatttcagaattttggcGCTAAATTCTttctcacgtggtgtcagaatgtctcatttcagcttgatctacgtagatctacaaaaaatgagggagaagagacgcagagttctggttaaaaacgtgctgaagccacaattttaagcaaaaaattcccgcatttcttgtagatcaaaccgtaataggACAGCCtgctttctttaaaaaaaaagaaaataactttagaaacatttttagaaattttttggcgggaaattcaaatttaaaaatttcataatattaTGCAGcgaagtttaaatttttgacaaattctgGAGTGAAACTGAAAGTTAACCTCAATTTCCACaagttttcaggtttttggcgcgtagttaaaatttaaaattttaaacatttttggcgggaaattcaaactttcattgATAGAACAATTTGGCGGCGAATttaaattctctaaaaatattttggtgggaaattcaaattttctgagaaaacaatttttggcgggaatcttaaattttacctgaaaaattttttggcgggaatttaaaattttttaagaaaaaagtgtttggagggaatttcaaatactctgaaaatatttgaatttagcgggaaattcaaaattttctgagaaaaagctTTGGcgggattttcaaaatctctgaaaaaaaaacacatttcggcgggaatttcaaatttcctgacAAAGCTCTTCGGCGGTaaaataccattttttt of Caenorhabditis elegans chromosome II contains these proteins:
- the irld-48 gene encoding Receptor L-domain domain-containing protein (Partially confirmed by transcript evidence); translation: MKSRRYSKIWQPYPAGYDLREHISQIFQFSVRTPKMTRFRLILTYGLTILNNSQLTNVTFISELELHTDEQTHECSFQIENNEKLDAGKLCSTTQLNGMFRVRVSGNSKNCGCNGYQINTDTLHTFLKCKVTYGLVLTNITESDLSALSNIKEVRGLVDIQMTNLKNLSVLRNLKEIYSKNGEFNENVCFNVQNNPEMTRLAMPALKELFDAQLGPFIMNLRDLHPEFCITYDEMKLFMEKRVYFINIDAKYCTEDNLTIGAGDEGFVVKLTKVSHLFGSLTIRNTLLEDIEFLSQLEFIAVLDNVDVIQIVSNQNLNFVYFPWMSVIITRYNRTVVIDKNPKLTSPELSIFNVQYATRIAIVGDSLGKGFLPENI